The genomic segment AATAGTATGTTTCTTAATTTCATCAAATTCTTCTCTTGTTAGCCTACTTGGCTTGTTCAATATTTCATTGTCTATTTTAATCTTGCCGATATCATGAAGAAGTCCCGATTCAATAATTTCCTTAACTGTGTCTGAAGATAAATTCATCCACTTTGCTATAAGCATTGAATATATTGCTACATTTATACAATGCGTATAAGTATATTCATCTGCTTCCTTTAACGCAGCTAAACACTTAATTATAATGTTAGGTTCATCTAAATACTTTATTATTGATTTAGATATTTTAGAAATACTCTCAGTATTCATGTTATCCGTTGTAATTAATTCATTTATTACCTCTTTAATATTGTATATACTTACATCATAGTCCTCTTTAAATTCTTTAATTTTATCAATATTGCTCTTGCCCAAGCTATTGTTTCCTTCAGAAACATAGATATAAATACTATATTCACCAAGACTAATCAATTTATCTATTATATATGAATTAAGTATTGTATTTTTAGACGCTAATTTTAAACCATTACATATTATATCCTCAGCCAAAATCATACCAGGTTTACAATCAAACAATAATATTTTATGTTTCATAAAATTAATCACCTCTATCCATCTACATTAAACTTTATCATCAAATAATTTCTTTTTCAATAAAACAAATATAAATATAGTATATTTTTCCTTATATTATAACATAATAATACATTATATAATTTGAAATCTAGTAATTGTATTTATTATTAGTAAAGGTGACTAAAAAAGCCTCAAAAACAATTTTCCAATCATTTTCGAGGCTTCTTTAATTTATTTTATATATTCTATATTCAAGAGAACCCGTTTATGCATTTTCTATTTAGTACTATGAAAAACTACTTTTCTATAAGTCTCAAATTTAACCCATTTATTCAAGAACTCTCCTAGAGTTTTCTCGTTAGTTTCTTTGTATTCATTTAAGAATTTTGCAATTTCCTCATTAGAATTTACCCCAACTTCAAATCCTCTACCATTAATAACTGGAACTTCTTGATATTTATAATCGTCAATAGATTTAATATTAGTAATCTTCTTATCACGTACTTCGATTGCTACTCCATCGCGAAGAACTAATAAATCAAAAGTCTCTGGATATTCATAACTATCGCCTTTTATTGGAAGTTCATTACCTATAGTATAAGTCTTTTCTTCTGGCTTATATTTGAAGATAGATAAAGTTTCTGTATCATAATAGAATTCTTCAAAAATATCTCCTCTTGCTTTTAATTCATTATGTTCAAAAGCAAATTTTGCATTTTTAGTATCATTATTATGAACATCTTCTATAACACCACAAGCTGATGTCATATTAGTGATACGGTCTATTAAAATAAGTTCTCCTAATGTTTTATGTGCATCAAACTTATCAACAACTATCTTTTCAGATAATAAAATATCACATGCTGCTATTTCATTTTTTGTTAAATAACCAGTTGGTAAATGCTCTCCAGTGTTAACATCAATTTTATATTTTACATCTGTAACAACACCAGTCAACATCTTAGTACCTACTTTTACAAAGTATTCTTTACCAGCTGTTAATTCTGAGTCATCCATCCAAAGAATCTTTGCACTAATTAGCTTACTTGTAGTAATATCAGTTCCTTTTGTAAGTACACAGCCTCTTGATACATCAACTTCTTTATTAAGTTGTATTGTAACAGCTTGACCTTTTCCTGCATTTTGTGATTCCCTATCAGTAATATGAATACTTTTTACTAATGCTTTTTCATTGCTAGGAAGTGTCGTAATTTCATCTCCTACAGAAATGCTTCCAGCTTCAATTTCACCTTGGAATCCTCTGAAAGTATGATTTGGTCTACATACTCTTTGAACAGGCATATAGAAACCTTCTTCAGACTTACTATCAATCTCTACATTTTCTAGATATGGTAAAAGTGCTTCCCCTGCATACCATGGAGTATTTTCTGATTTCTTAGTAACGTTGTCTCCTTCTGTAGCTGACACAGGAATTATATTAACATTTTCTAATGAAAGTTCATTTACTAGCCCCTTAATTTGCTCTTCAATTTCTAGAAATCTTTCTTGACTGTAGCCTACTAAATCAATCTTATTAACTGCAAATACAAAATTCTTTACACCCATTAAGGAACAAATTCTTGCATGTCTTCTTGTTTGAACTAATACCCCTTGCTTTGCATCTATCAATATAATAGCAAGCTCTGCAAAGGATGCACCTACAGCCATGTTTCTAGTATATTCTTCATGCCCTGGAGTATCTGCTACTATAAAACTTCTATTATCAGTTGTAAAATAACGATATGCGACGTCTATTGTAATTCCTTGCTCACGTTCCGCCATTAAGCCATCTAATAATAGAGAATAGTCTATTGCTCCACCTCTGCTTCCAACTTTGCTATCTAATTCTAAAGCTTTTTCTTGGTCTGCATATAAAAGCTTTGAATCATATAAAATATGCCCAATAAGAGTAGATTTTCCGTCATCTACACTACCACATGTTATAAACTTTAATAAGCTCTTCATCTTAGAAATACCCCTCTCTCTTTCTTCTTTCCATACTACCTGCTGCTTCACTATCAATAACTCTAGTTGTTCTTTCAGATGATACGGCACTAAGGGTTTCCTCAATAATCGCATCCAAAGTAACTGCATCTGATTCAAAACCACCTGTTAATGGATAACATCCAAGGGTTCTAAATCTTATTTTTTTATGCTCAACTTTTTCACCTGGTAATAACTTCAATCTATCATCATCTACCATAATAATATTGCCATCACGCTCAATGCATGGTCTTTCTTTTGCAAAATATAAAGGAACTATATCAATATTTTCACGCTTTATATACTGCCAGATATCATTTTCAGTCCAATTTGAAATTGGGAAAACTCTCATACTTTCACCTTTATTTATTTTAGTGTTATAAAGCTTCCACATTTCTGGTCTTTGATTTTTAGGATCCCATGCTTGTGCTTCATTTCTGAAAGAGAAAATTCTTTCCTTTGCACGAGATTTTTCTTCATCACGACGTCCTCCGCCGAATGCTGCTGTAAATCCATATTTACTCAAACCTTGTTTTAAAGCTTGTGTCTTCATGATATCAGTATATGCTGAACCGTGATCAAAAGGATTAATCCCTTGCTTTATGCCTTCTTCATTTGAATGGACAATCATCTCAATTCCTAATTTTTCTGCCGTCTTATCACGAAATTCGATCATTTCTTTAAACTTCCATGTTGTATCTATATGCATGAAAGGAAATGGTGGCTTTTCAGGATAAAATGCTTTCATTGCAAGATGTAACATAACAGAACTGTCTTTACCAATTGAATATAGCATTACTGGCTTTTCACATTCTGCTGCTACTTCTCTAATAATATAAATTGCTTCTGCTTCTAATTTATCAAGATGTGATAATTCGCTCATATATTAGTCCCCCTATTTGCTAATCTAAATTTTTAAATATATTTATTGTGAATTGTGTATTGCATTTATTAATATTGATTTGAATCCTTACGGTTTATCTTAATTGAATGCTCTGTTCCATCAGTTTCTTCAATCTTCCAATCTGCAATATCATCTTTAAATTTAACTGTAAGTTTGCTTCCTCTTCCACCCATATCTGCTCCTAGATATAATGAAATCGAGCCTGTAGGGCATTCTTTTATGCAAGAAGAGCATCCCCAGCAATCTTTAGGATATTTTATATATACTTTCTTGCCATCTTCAGTTGATTTTATAAGACTTCCTGGACACACAGCTAAACATCTTTTGCATCCTATGCATTTATTTTTATTAATTGCTATGCTCATATGTTTCACCTCTTCCCACTAAATCTCTATATAACATTGTAAGTTTGCCATCTACAAGCTTCGAATTAACATATTTTAACCATTCATCGCTTTTCTCTGGATAATCAAGATTTTCTGCAAAGCTGTGCCATCTAGTTTCTTTTCTCGCTTTTAAATGGGCAATTACAGATTTACAAAGAGTAAGTCTCTCTTTTAACTCATATACAAACATCAATTCATGCATATCTTCTGCATAAAGACTTTCACTCAATTTCTCAATTTGCTCAATTTTCTCCATTGCAAGTTCAAGTTGCTTTTCATTGAACTGATAACTACTTCCAATTCCACCTGCATAAGTATCCATTACTTTCTGCATCGCTTCTTCAAGTTGTTCAAAATTGAATATCTGATTTTCAGAGTTTAATACTTTTTCAACTTCTTCTTTCTTTTTCTTTATAAGTAAATCTTCTTCAGCTGTTGATAAAGTAACAACATCTTTATCACTATTATTTATTGCTTCAACTGCTGCCTTTGCTGCAATTTCGCCTTCTACTAGTGCTCCTGTAACATACTTTTGTGGACATCCACCAGCTACATCACCTGCTGCATAAAGACCTTTTATTGTAGTTTCTCTTTTAGTATCAACCCAATATCCACTAGCAGTATGCCCACCTACTATGTATGGTTCTGTTCCTTCAATTTCTACATTCTGCTCACTTGGGTTTTTACCTGACTCTATCCATTTTAAAGTTTGGCTAGGAGCCATGTTTAAATATGCTTTCTTTAATTCTTCATCTTGAGCAGAGGTAATTCCTTCTGTTCTTAAATAACAAGGCCCTCTTCCCTCTTGATTTTCCTTTACTGTTCCATAAACTCTTTCTGATGTAGTTAGACCATATTTTGTTTCATAAACTTCTCCTTTTGAATTTACCTGCTTTGCTCCTACACCTTGAGCAATTGTACCTGTTGGAGCAATTGTGTCCTTACATCTCAAAGCAATAAATCTCATTTCAAAAGTAGTCATTTCAGCCCCTGCTTTTATTCCCATTGAATACCCTGCACCAGTGTTGAAAGGAGGATACCACATTTTATGTCTTGAAAAACCTGGATTGTTAGGTTTGTAAAGACCTGCTGCTCCACCAGTTGCGCATATTACTTTTTTTGCTCTAATTTCATATAGAATTTCTTCTTCTACACCAACTGCAAAAGCACCAAGTATCTGATTATCTTTTACAATATAATCAATAACATTAACTTGATTCATAACAGTAACATCATTTAGTTCCTGCACTGCATCTGCTAAAATAGGTTTAATATTTTCACCATTAATTTTTATATTTCTATTTCCTCTAGCCACATATTCGCCATTTTCATCTTTTAAAATAACAAGCCCTAAATCCTCTAACTTTTTTGTTACCTTATTTAAACCTTGTGACATTGTAAGAAGTAGATCTTCACGCACAATATTATCTGCATCCTTTTTTGCATAATCAACATAGTCTTCAGGAGTTCTTCCTTTTACTATATATGCATTGATTGCATTTACTCCGGCTGCTAAGCATCCGCTTCTCTTAATATTAGCTTTTTCAAGGATAAGTACGGATGCATTAGAATTTTCACGTATGGTTAAGGCCGCATAGCACCCAGCAGTACCTCCTCCAATAATTAATATATCAGTTTCTAATTGTTTTACTTGAACGTTCTTACTCATAGCATATCTCCTTTTTTTAAGGTCAATATTTACTAAATAAACACAGAGATTATTATTCCCTGCATTTTTAAACACTGATTTTTATTTATACAAAGCTCAAATATATTTAATCTTTGTCTTTATTCATGGATGATATTTAAATAAATACAGACATTTCTTCTGTTTTAATCTTATTTTCCACAACATTTGCACTTTTTTCATCAAATGCATAAACTCTATGGATTAAAACGAAAACTTCTTCACCAATTTTTAATTCTTCATCTTCCAAGCTACGGTATCCATAAAATATTTGGTTCCCTACCTGTACATCTATTTCAAGATTATTTCCTCTAAATGCAATACCTTTTACAATTCCTTTTTCTGCTGCAAGAGGAGTCAAAATCTCCTTA from the Clostridium beijerinckii genome contains:
- a CDS encoding adenylyl-sulfate reductase subunit alpha → MSKNVQVKQLETDILIIGGGTAGCYAALTIRENSNASVLILEKANIKRSGCLAAGVNAINAYIVKGRTPEDYVDYAKKDADNIVREDLLLTMSQGLNKVTKKLEDLGLVILKDENGEYVARGNRNIKINGENIKPILADAVQELNDVTVMNQVNVIDYIVKDNQILGAFAVGVEEEILYEIRAKKVICATGGAAGLYKPNNPGFSRHKMWYPPFNTGAGYSMGIKAGAEMTTFEMRFIALRCKDTIAPTGTIAQGVGAKQVNSKGEVYETKYGLTTSERVYGTVKENQEGRGPCYLRTEGITSAQDEELKKAYLNMAPSQTLKWIESGKNPSEQNVEIEGTEPYIVGGHTASGYWVDTKRETTIKGLYAAGDVAGGCPQKYVTGALVEGEIAAKAAVEAINNSDKDVVTLSTAEEDLLIKKKKEEVEKVLNSENQIFNFEQLEEAMQKVMDTYAGGIGSSYQFNEKQLELAMEKIEQIEKLSESLYAEDMHELMFVYELKERLTLCKSVIAHLKARKETRWHSFAENLDYPEKSDEWLKYVNSKLVDGKLTMLYRDLVGRGETYEHSN
- a CDS encoding 4Fe-4S dicluster domain-containing protein, whose product is MSIAINKNKCIGCKRCLAVCPGSLIKSTEDGKKVYIKYPKDCWGCSSCIKECPTGSISLYLGADMGGRGSKLTVKFKDDIADWKIEETDGTEHSIKINRKDSNQY
- a CDS encoding HD-GYP domain-containing protein; this translates as MKHKILLFDCKPGMILAEDIICNGLKLASKNTILNSYIIDKLISLGEYSIYIYVSEGNNSLGKSNIDKIKEFKEDYDVSIYNIKEVINELITTDNMNTESISKISKSIIKYLDEPNIIIKCLAALKEADEYTYTHCINVAIYSMLIAKWMNLSSDTVKEIIESGLLHDIGKIKIDNEILNKPSRLTREEFDEIKKHTILGYDIINDYNYFSRSIKDAILMHHERIDGSGYPFGKLGRDITLNAKIVAAADTFDAMTSNRVYKKGVTPFKTFQMFLTEGMKLYDTSVIFTLLENISPYYIGMKVKLEDGRMGEIMYIPPNDILSPIVKINNELIDFSRRTDLDISDIFV
- a CDS encoding sulfate adenylyltransferase subunit 1, coding for MKSLLKFITCGSVDDGKSTLIGHILYDSKLLYADQEKALELDSKVGSRGGAIDYSLLLDGLMAEREQGITIDVAYRYFTTDNRSFIVADTPGHEEYTRNMAVGASFAELAIILIDAKQGVLVQTRRHARICSLMGVKNFVFAVNKIDLVGYSQERFLEIEEQIKGLVNELSLENVNIIPVSATEGDNVTKKSENTPWYAGEALLPYLENVEIDSKSEEGFYMPVQRVCRPNHTFRGFQGEIEAGSISVGDEITTLPSNEKALVKSIHITDRESQNAGKGQAVTIQLNKEVDVSRGCVLTKGTDITTSKLISAKILWMDDSELTAGKEYFVKVGTKMLTGVVTDVKYKIDVNTGEHLPTGYLTKNEIAACDILLSEKIVVDKFDAHKTLGELILIDRITNMTSACGVIEDVHNNDTKNAKFAFEHNELKARGDIFEEFYYDTETLSIFKYKPEEKTYTIGNELPIKGDSYEYPETFDLLVLRDGVAIEVRDKKITNIKSIDDYKYQEVPVINGRGFEVGVNSNEEIAKFLNEYKETNEKTLGEFLNKWVKFETYRKVVFHSTK
- the cysD gene encoding sulfate adenylyltransferase subunit CysD: MSELSHLDKLEAEAIYIIREVAAECEKPVMLYSIGKDSSVMLHLAMKAFYPEKPPFPFMHIDTTWKFKEMIEFRDKTAEKLGIEMIVHSNEEGIKQGINPFDHGSAYTDIMKTQALKQGLSKYGFTAAFGGGRRDEEKSRAKERIFSFRNEAQAWDPKNQRPEMWKLYNTKINKGESMRVFPISNWTENDIWQYIKRENIDIVPLYFAKERPCIERDGNIIMVDDDRLKLLPGEKVEHKKIRFRTLGCYPLTGGFESDAVTLDAIIEETLSAVSSERTTRVIDSEAAGSMERRKREGYF